One genomic window of Quercus robur chromosome 6, dhQueRobu3.1, whole genome shotgun sequence includes the following:
- the LOC126690554 gene encoding pentatricopeptide repeat-containing protein At3g51320 — MARASMRELFRFRNSILTLKTNLSSPFYSSCASSDTTGTSTSLFQRSFALLEACQSMRQLFQIQAHFITCGLFHSPFWAGKVLHFSSDFGGDIDYTLLVFRYIHSPDRLCINTVIKAYSKSCVPYQAVVFYFEWLRNGFLPNSYTFVPLVGSCAKMGCVKSGLECHGQAIKNGVDSVVPVQNSLIHMYGCCGDIELANKVFVEMSNRDLISWNSIVDGYARIGNLGVAHQLFDLMNERNVVSWNIMINGYLKGGNPGCGLKLFREMVKTGLRGSDTTMVGVLTACGHSARLKEGRSAHGFLIKMFLRPTIIIDTALIDMYSRCKRVDVACEVFKRMANRNLVCWNAMILGHCLHGNPDDGLTLFGEMLGRTRSKPVETNHGKHLRPDKVEEGIIPDEITFIGVLCACARAGFLTEGRDYFSLMIDVYTIKPNFAHYWCMANLYAKLGLIQKAEEILRNMPEDEDKSSESLQWANLLGSCRFLGDVSLGERIAKSLIDMDPQNPSYYQLLLNVYAVAGQWEDVARVKEMMKDQKLGRMPGCNLIDLKEIVHNLKVGDYWRERMEEASMMMDRLKS, encoded by the coding sequence ATGGCAAGAGCTTCCATGCGAGAACTTTTTCGGTTCCGGAACTCCATTCTCACCTTAAAAACCAATCTCTCTTCCCCATTCTACTCTTCTTGTGCTTCCTCTGATACCACAGGAACCTCAACCTCTCTTTTTCAGCGAAGTTTCGCACTTCTCGAAGCATGTCAGAGTATGAGGCAGCTGTTCCAAATCCAAGCCCATTTCATCACTTGCGGTCTCTTCCACAGCCCCTTTTGGGCAGGCAAAGTTCTGCACTTTTCTTCGGATTTCGGCGGCGATATAGATTACACTCTCTTGGTTTTCCGATATATACATTCGCCTGACAGGTTATGTATCAATACTGTAATCAAGGCTTACTCTAAGAGTTGTGTTCCGTATCAGGCTGTAGTTTTCTATTTTGAGTGGTTGAGAAATGGGTTTTTGCCCAATAGCTATACTTTTGTACCACTTGTTGGTTCTTGTGCGAAGATGGGTTGTGTTAAATCTGGACTAGAGTGTCACGGGCAGGCTATTAAGAATGGAGTTGATTCTGTGGTTCCAGTGCAAAACTCGTTGATTCATATGTATGGTTGTTGTGGGGATATTGAGCTTGCTAATAAGGTGTTTGTCGAAATGTCAAATCGGGATTTGATCTCGTGGAATTCGATTGTGGATGGGTATGCTAGAATTGGTAATTTGGGTGTTGCTCATCAACTGTTTGATTTGATGAATGAAAGAAATGTGGTTTCTTGGAATATTATGATTAATGGGTATTTAAAAGGTGGGAATCCTGGGTGTGGGTTGAAGTTGTTCAGGGAAATGGTTAAGACGGGGTTGAGAGGTAGTGATACCACTATGGTTGGCGTGCTCACTGCCTGTGGTCATTCAGCTAGACTGAAGGAAGGAAGATCAGCTCATGGTTTTCTCATTAAGATGTTCTTGAGACCAACTATAATTATTGATACAGCTTTAATAGATATGTATAGCAGGTGCAAAAGAGTGGATGTAGCCTGTGAAGTGTTTAAGAGGATGGCAAATAGGAATTTAGTTTGCTGGAATGCAATGATCTTGGGGCATTGCCTTCATGGGAATCCAGATGATGGGCTTACCCTATTTGGTGAAATGTTGGGTAGAACAAGGTCAAAACCTGTAGAAACCAACCATGGGAAGCATTTGAGGCCAGATAAAGTGGAAGAAGGAATTATTCCAGATGAAATAACCTTCATTGGTGTTCTGTGTGCATGTGCCCGTGCTGGATTTTTAACAGAGGGCAGAGATTACTTCAGCCTAATGATAGATGTATATACTATAAAGCCCAATTTTGCACATTATTGGTGCATGGCTAATCTCTATGCCAAGTTGGGGCTTATCCAAAAGGCAGAGGAAATCTTAAGGAATATGCCAGAAGATGAGGACAAGTCATCAGAATCCCTGCAGTGGGCTAATTTGCTGGGTTCATGTCGTTTCCTAGGAGATGTGTCTTTGGGAGAACGAATTGCAAAATCTCTAATCGACATGGACCCTCAAAATCCCTCATACTATCAACTATTGCTGAATGTATATGCTGTGGCAGGTCAATGGGAGGATGTTGCTAGGGTAAAAGAGATGATGAAGGATCAAAAGCTGGGAAGGATGCCAGGATGCAATCTTATAGATCTCAAAGAAATAGTCCACAATCTGAAAGTAGGAGATTATTGGCGAGAAAGAATGGAGGAGGCCAGCATGATGATGGATAGGCTCAAAAGTTAA
- the LOC126690553 gene encoding uncharacterized protein LOC126690553 has protein sequence MVRASLMLLKDAGRGFCKSLSQMLVCPLSKQPLRYSEETNSLISDAIGVSFPIKDGIPCLVPMDGKIIEADDMPKTDDAADLSSKNNQ, from the exons ATGGTGAGAGCAAGCCTAATGCTTCTCAAAGATGCGGGGCGTGGATTCTGCAAGTCTCTCTCTCAGATGCTCGTCTGCCCACTCTCCAAGCAGCCTTTAAG ATATTCTGAGGAAACAAATTCTCTAATCAGTGACGCCATTGGCGTTTCTTTTCCT ATAAAGGATGGCATCCCTTGCTTGGTTCCGATGGATGGTAAGATAATTGAAGCTGATGACATGCCAAAAACTGATGATGCTGCAGATTTATCTTCAAAGAACAATCAATAG
- the LOC126690551 gene encoding protein FD, with translation MWSSIGVEEQTCLNNKTQSLNSVSSSSSSSSSTSKSPSLYTSSSSSPSPFSSSSLYKSTPRSTKTMEEVWKDIDLASLQDQDTIRQPHPSSNFRGVILQDFLARPFSKDPPASMVSSSTNTRETALYAAAEGSLLPPPATVLSLNSGCEFHFLDNSDPVLRPSSHLQSHPSSNVSSFSSQFEALASSSGLPSSAKKRVPESENCSGDRRHKRMIKNRESAARSRARKQAYTNELELEVAHLMEENARLKKQQEQLRLAAAAQLPKKHSLHRTSTAPF, from the exons ATGTGGTCATCAATAGGAGTTGAAGAACAAACTTGCTTAAATAACAAAACCCAGAGCCTCAACAGcgtgtcatcatcatcatcatcatcatcctcaaccTCAAAATCACCATCATTATATACGTCTTCATCTTCATCCCCTTCACCATTCTCATCCTCCTCTCTCTACAAAAGTACCCCAAGAAGCACCAAGACCATGGAAGAGGTTTGGAAGGACATCGATCTTGCTTCTCTTCAAGACCAAGATACAATCCGCCAACCTCACCCTAGCTCCAACTTTCGCGGTGTGATTCTCCAAGACTTTCTTGCTCGACCTTTTAGCAAAGACCCACCTGCCAGCATGGTCTCCTCCTCCACCAACACTAGAGAGACTGCTCTCTATGCCGCTGCTGAAGGCTCACTGTTGCCACCTCCTGCCACTGTTTTGAGCTTGAATTCGGGTTGtgaatttcattttcttgaTAACTCTGACCCAGTACTTAGGCCTAGCTCACATTTACAATCACACCCAAGTTCTAATGTTTCCTCTTTCAGTAGCCAATTTGAGGCCCTGGCTTCCTCTTCTGGCTTGCCATCTTCTGCTAAGAAGAGGGTTCCAGAATCTGAAAATTGCTCCGGGGATCGGCGACATAAGCGTATGATCAAGAACAGAGAGTCCGCTGCTCGATCGAGAGCTAGAAA ACAGGCCTACACAAACGAGTTGGAACTTGAAGTTGCTCACTTGATGGAAGAGAATGCAAGACTTAAGAAACAGCAAGAACAG TTGCGATTGGCCGCAGCCGCTCAACTTCCCAAAAAGCACTCGCTCCACCGAACGTCAACAGCTCCATTTTGA